In Cicer arietinum cultivar CDC Frontier isolate Library 1 chromosome 1, Cicar.CDCFrontier_v2.0, whole genome shotgun sequence, one DNA window encodes the following:
- the LOC113787655 gene encoding uncharacterized protein, whose translation METIPAYQENSLINGIKIFHRLFWAFVSCIYAFKFCKPIVQVDGTWLYGKYKKTLLVAVAQDGDDNVIPIAYALVEGETKEDWSFFLRNLRKYVTPQSNICMISDRHESIKSAYNDPNNGWQDPPSKHMLCVRHISQNFTREFKDNALKKKVVSMGYSINDPTYRYYHREIGIVNLEALKWLDNIPQQDWNQAFDGGSRWGQMTTNLVESINRVLKGTHNFPITALVQSTYFKTGTLFPTMGKRHTSILASSQVYTKTCIKFMKLEISKSNCHRVDSFDRSNHTFMVHETVVPREGRPIGHFSVNLPNKWCDCGKYQAKHMHCSHVIATCLA comes from the exons ATGGAAACTATCCCAGCTTATCAAGAAAATAGTTTGATAAATGGGATAAAGATCTTTCATAGGCTATTTTGGGCTTTCGTTTCGTGCATATATGCGTTTAAATTCTGCAAACCGATAGTACAAGTTGATGGGACTTGGTTGTACGGTAAGTACAAGAAAACTCTATTGGTAGCAGTTGCACAAGATGGGGACGACAATGTAATTCCTATTGCTTATGCTCTTGTAGAAGGTGAGACAAAAGAAGATTggagtttctttttgagaaatttgagaaaatacgTCACTCCACAATCCAACATTTGtatgatttcagatagacacgaatCGATTAAGAGTGCTTACAACGATCCGAATAATGGGTGGCAAGATCCTCCGTCAAAGCATATGTTATGCGTCcgacatatttcacaaaattttacaAGGGAATTTAAGGACAATGCTTTAAAGAAAAAAGTTGTTTCTATGG GTTACTCGATCAATGATCctacatatcgatactaccATAGAGAAATTGGCATAGTAAACCTGGaggctttgaaatggttagacaacATACCTCAACAAGATTGGAATCAAGCATTCGATGGAGGTAGTCGTTGGGGTCAGATGACAACCAACCTTGTGGAGTCGATTAATAGAGTATTAAAAGGCACACACAACTTTCCCATCACtgctttggtccaatcaacttattttaaaacaggGACACTGTTTCCAACCATGGGAAAACGACACACGTCAATTTTAGCTTCTAGTCAAGTATACACAAAAACttgcataaaatttatgaaattggaaATAAGTAAATCCAATTGTCATAGAGTTGATAGTTTTGATCGGagcaaccatactttcatggtCCACGAGACAGTAGTTCCAAGGGAAGGACGGCCAATTGGTCACTTCAGTGTAAACCTTCCTAACAAGTGGTGTGATTGTGGaaaatatcaagctaaacatatgcattgttcacatgtcatagcAACATGTTTagcataa